Proteins from one bacterium genomic window:
- a CDS encoding DUF6029 family protein, which translates to MKKILAATLLLAAFKAAPGIEFTGTERAYLWDAQPGQALSYKNILDLRLAGSLKSGWELETGARLLLDQESWQDTVLYGGLSRKFLSVKNENMNLTAGNFYSTLGRGLSLSCVADEKVKIDRDVEGLQVRSSWGDWLEAKALAGRIRENLNWIDSARSYAGTEIKLMPLNSLALGGIYLRANAGEKTSDPSFGKAAEEYYGGHLSWAWAPADLYAEYLARRTYGTYDATWGWIGIEDVNGHALYAAGSLNLSGLSLALDLKNYRDFDNQLNAPPACNREGRLLNAGYDEQGGQLDITATPWEGLELAANYSQARSPRLSQKWRDAYFEGRWKAGEDLDLSLELADRREDNLQPDLKQKYYQGGKAGGAWRYDGRRSLTLKAGADLYDNYYFSSGLKYTEYSLDLSWNAGQDIQIYGSGSLASQKVPEYQDQDRWGEAGASYQWDQGRQKLTASTGQSKGGLVCSGGFCRYEPSFRGMKASYQLSF; encoded by the coding sequence ATGAAGAAGATACTTGCCGCGACATTACTTCTGGCAGCCTTTAAGGCCGCTCCGGGGATCGAGTTCACCGGCACCGAAAGGGCCTATCTTTGGGATGCCCAGCCCGGCCAGGCCCTTAGCTATAAGAACATCCTTGACCTGCGCCTGGCCGGAAGCCTGAAAAGCGGCTGGGAGCTGGAAACCGGGGCCCGGCTGCTGCTTGACCAGGAATCCTGGCAGGACACGGTGCTCTACGGCGGACTTTCCCGGAAATTCCTGTCGGTCAAAAATGAAAACATGAACCTTACCGCCGGCAATTTTTACAGCACTTTAGGGCGGGGGCTTTCCTTAAGCTGCGTGGCCGATGAGAAAGTGAAGATCGACCGGGATGTTGAAGGCCTTCAGGTCAGATCATCCTGGGGGGACTGGCTGGAGGCCAAAGCCCTGGCCGGAAGGATCCGGGAGAACCTCAACTGGATTGACAGCGCCAGGAGCTATGCCGGAACCGAGATCAAACTGATGCCGCTGAATTCCCTGGCCCTGGGGGGCATCTACCTCCGGGCCAACGCCGGGGAAAAGACCAGCGACCCCTCCTTTGGCAAGGCGGCGGAAGAATACTACGGCGGGCATCTGTCCTGGGCCTGGGCCCCGGCCGACCTGTATGCCGAGTATCTGGCCCGCCGCACTTACGGCACCTACGATGCCACCTGGGGCTGGATCGGGATCGAGGATGTGAACGGACACGCCCTGTATGCCGCGGGTTCACTCAACCTTTCCGGCCTGTCCCTGGCTCTGGACCTTAAAAACTACCGGGATTTTGACAACCAGCTAAATGCCCCGCCGGCCTGCAACCGCGAAGGCCGCCTGCTGAACGCCGGCTATGACGAACAGGGCGGGCAATTGGACATCACCGCCACACCCTGGGAAGGGCTGGAGCTGGCGGCCAATTATTCCCAGGCCAGGTCCCCCCGCCTCAGCCAGAAATGGCGGGACGCATATTTTGAGGGCCGGTGGAAAGCCGGGGAAGACCTTGACCTGTCCCTGGAACTGGCGGACCGGCGCGAGGATAATCTTCAGCCCGACCTCAAACAAAAATATTATCAGGGAGGAAAGGCCGGAGGCGCCTGGCGTTATGACGGCCGCCGTTCTTTAACCCTTAAGGCCGGGGCCGATCTCTATGACAATTATTATTTTTCCAGCGGACTGAAATACACCGAGTATTCCCTGGACCTGAGCTGGAATGCCGGACAGGATATTCAGATCTACGGGTCCGGAAGCCTGGCCAGCCAAAAGGTCCCCGAGTATCAGGACCAGGACCGGTGGGGGGAAGCCGGGGCCTCCTATCAATGGGATCAGGGCCGGCAAAAGCTGACGGCTTCGACCGGACAGAGCAAGGGGGGGCTGGTCTGCTCCGGCGGCTTTTGCCGCTATGAACCCTCTTTTCGTGGAATGAAAGCCTCCTATCAGTTGAGTTTTTAG
- a CDS encoding TlpA disulfide reductase family protein: MRTFKTIIFSLGLLFFLGFSSTVDALNFKLKTPGGQKVVLEKLLEQGPLVISFWATWCHPCQEELQHLQKYYQVYADSGIGFLAVSIDEARNRQKVSSLLAGKKITLPVALDPEQEAMKAFGLTDVPGLFLLDRQGNIIYRHLGYKPGDEKLLEEEIMKIIRRPAPGDTLAAPESK, translated from the coding sequence ATGAGAACCTTTAAAACGATCATATTTTCCCTCGGACTGTTATTCTTTCTGGGCTTTTCCAGCACTGTCGACGCCCTAAACTTTAAGCTTAAAACACCCGGCGGGCAAAAAGTGGTGCTGGAAAAGCTGCTGGAGCAGGGCCCGCTGGTGATCTCCTTCTGGGCCACCTGGTGTCATCCCTGCCAGGAGGAGCTGCAGCACCTGCAGAAATACTATCAGGTCTATGCCGACAGCGGGATCGGATTTCTGGCGGTCAGCATCGATGAAGCCAGGAACCGGCAGAAGGTCAGCTCGCTGCTGGCCGGGAAAAAGATCACCCTGCCGGTGGCCCTGGATCCCGAGCAGGAGGCCATGAAGGCTTTTGGCCTGACCGATGTTCCCGGACTGTTCCTATTGGACCGGCAGGGCAACATCATTTACCGGCATTTGGGGTACAAGCCGGGGGACGAGAAATTGTTGGAAGAGGAGATCATGAAGATCATCCGGCGCCCGGCCCCAGGCGACACCCTGGCCGCACCTGAATCAAAGTGA
- a CDS encoding FlgD immunoglobulin-like domain containing protein, whose product MKKLKTMSAVIVILLVAVANLAASQRVVVAEDFTGTWCTWCPSAARGLEQLHEETGDSLLVLAYHSGDPYASTEVNSRIEYYGDMVPGFPTVIFGGLDSIVGGTTTTMYDYYRPMFDSHKTVPSPFELTMIMGTHDLVTRTGVVVVKIRNTNITPESGTLHFAVMERNIPEVWFDMTEIDYTVRDMIPDENGQVFTIPAGDSAMFVRNFTIDPSWVLGKCQFAAFVQRADKQIIQGSHLYGACLAQQGYTLTENGDGDGYYEPGETLDLSVRVKDLYAAGTGAEVEAVTADTFITLSNTLFSIGSMAPGDSANNSSSPFLIGVKASANMPEGHLVTIHINKRIYSGLYGEIVTVTDSVQFTVGTPAVIYTEDFESGLGNWLAGYTAYTTGINWDTTTAEYHSFNTCITNAEGGDYANKQNRWIRMLNPLDLTGYSSAVLTWYEKYDVLAGDYCRPEVATDSAAITWSTLVTGYNGSVGSWQMRTANITNYCGKKYFRLRFRLVTDTINVADGWSVDDIAIDGYLKTGIEGEPQRIAGPVAIQLFNSYPNPTAQATAISYQISTTQTVKMNIYDITGRLVKTLANEKQSPGKYQLTWDGTDNQGKRAAAGVYFYSLQTAEGRLSKKLILVK is encoded by the coding sequence ATGAAAAAACTGAAGACAATGTCCGCAGTTATCGTCATACTGCTTGTGGCGGTGGCGAACCTGGCAGCCAGCCAGCGGGTGGTGGTGGCCGAGGATTTCACCGGGACCTGGTGCACTTGGTGCCCGAGTGCTGCCAGGGGGCTTGAACAATTACATGAAGAAACAGGAGATTCACTGCTAGTGCTGGCATATCATTCTGGGGACCCTTATGCTAGCACGGAGGTGAATAGCAGGATTGAATATTACGGTGATATGGTTCCGGGATTCCCGACGGTAATCTTCGGCGGGCTTGACAGTATTGTCGGGGGGACTACGACTACAATGTATGATTACTACCGCCCGATGTTTGACTCTCACAAAACAGTCCCCAGTCCTTTTGAGCTAACCATGATAATGGGAACCCACGACCTGGTAACCCGCACCGGAGTGGTAGTCGTAAAAATAAGGAACACGAATATAACCCCCGAGTCGGGAACCCTGCACTTCGCAGTCATGGAGCGGAATATTCCGGAAGTGTGGTTTGATATGACAGAGATCGACTATACGGTCCGGGACATGATCCCCGACGAGAACGGCCAGGTCTTCACCATCCCGGCCGGAGACAGCGCCATGTTCGTCCGCAACTTTACCATAGACCCCTCCTGGGTGCTGGGGAAATGCCAGTTCGCGGCTTTCGTCCAGAGGGCCGACAAGCAGATAATCCAGGGCTCGCATCTTTACGGGGCCTGCCTGGCCCAGCAGGGCTACACCCTGACCGAGAACGGGGACGGGGACGGCTACTACGAACCGGGTGAAACCCTTGACCTGTCGGTCAGGGTAAAGGACCTTTATGCCGCCGGCACCGGAGCCGAGGTGGAAGCGGTCACGGCAGACACCTTCATCACCCTAAGCAACACTCTCTTTAGCATCGGCAGCATGGCGCCGGGGGATTCCGCCAACAACAGTTCATCACCGTTTTTGATCGGGGTCAAAGCTTCGGCCAACATGCCGGAGGGGCACCTGGTGACCATCCACATCAACAAAAGGATATACAGCGGCCTTTACGGCGAAATCGTGACCGTCACCGACTCGGTTCAGTTCACAGTGGGGACTCCGGCGGTGATCTACACCGAAGATTTTGAAAGCGGGCTGGGCAACTGGCTGGCCGGTTACACCGCTTATACCACCGGCATCAACTGGGATACCACCACCGCGGAATACCACAGCTTCAATACCTGCATCACCAACGCCGAGGGCGGCGACTATGCCAACAAGCAGAACCGCTGGATCCGGATGCTGAATCCCCTGGACCTGACCGGCTATTCATCGGCGGTTCTTACCTGGTACGAAAAGTACGACGTGCTGGCCGGAGATTACTGCCGCCCCGAGGTGGCCACCGACAGCGCCGCCATCACCTGGAGCACATTAGTAACGGGCTACAACGGCTCGGTCGGATCCTGGCAGATGCGAACGGCCAACATCACCAATTACTGCGGCAAGAAATATTTCCGGCTCAGGTTCCGGTTGGTAACCGACACCATTAATGTGGCGGACGGCTGGTCGGTGGACGACATTGCCATCGACGGGTATCTGAAGACAGGGATAGAGGGCGAACCGCAAAGGATCGCCGGTCCAGTAGCCATCCAATTGTTCAATTCATACCCCAACCCCACCGCCCAAGCGACTGCCATCAGCTACCAGATATCCACTACCCAGACGGTAAAAATGAATATCTATGATATCACCGGCCGGCTGGTAAAAACCCTGGCAAATGAAAAGCAGTCTCCGGGAAAGTATCAGTTGACCTGGGATGGCACCGACAACCAGGGGAAAAGGGCCGCTGCCGGAGTTTACTTTTACAGCCTGCAGACCGCTGAAGGAAGACTATCCAAAAAACTGATTTTGGTAAAATGA